Sequence from the Streptomyces sp. NBC_00358 genome:
GCGCAGCTGGTCCCCGAGGAAGCCCACCCCGCAGGCGATGCCGGCCAGCGGCTGGGCGGCGGTGAGCGCGGGCAGCGACATCCTCAGCGGTGCCGTCTCGAAGGCGCTCTGGACCAGGATCAGCCCGGTCACGCCGAGGGTGATCACCGCGTACGGCTGCCAGCCGGTGATCAGCTCGGTCCAGCCGCCGGCGCTGAACCGCTGGCCGCTGACCCGGGTGAGCGCGTCCTGAAGGCCGTACAGCAGCCCCGCGGCGGTGGCGAGCAGCACCGGCCCCGCGCTCAGCCGGGACCGCTTGGCGTAGGTGGTGAGCAGCAGGGCGAGCCCGACCACGATCCCGATGATCAGCCAGTGCCGCAGCGGGTCGCTGACGGCGTCGCCGCCCTGCGGCTGCCCGGCCACGATGAACGCGGAGACACCGCCCGCGAGCAGCAGGAGCCCGGCCCAGCCCTGCTTGCCGAGCGGCTGCTTGGTCTGGTGGCGGGAGAGCGCGAGGGCGAAGAGCAGGTTGGTGGCGAGGAGCGGTTCCACCAGCGAGACCTCGCCGTTGCCCAGCGCGATCGCGCCGAGGACCATGCCGCACACCATGAGTCCGATACCGCCCAGCCAGCGCGGGACCCGGATGAGGTCGAGCAGCAGGCGGGGGGAGAGGAAGTCGCTGAGCGGGGCGTGCGAGGCCGCGTTCTGCTGGAGCACGAAGCCGAAGCCCAGACAGCAGGCCGCGCTCACGGCGAGGACCAGAACCAGTACCGACACGCTGGGTACCTCGATACATCGGGAGTCGGGGCGGGCCAGTGGTGCGTATCCCGCCGACTGTAGTGCCATGGGCCGGGGGCCTGCCCCCGGGAGTACCGAGAACCAGGCAGTTGACTCGGTCACCTTCCTTGCCGAAGGATCTGACCGATCAGTAACAAGTGCCGGTCGGCCGTGCGTACGGTCGACCACCACCAATGTCTCACCAACCAGCACGCTGTCGATCGGTTCGTGACAAATGTCATCAAAGCGCCCTTTTTGGCACCGACCCGATCCGACCAGTCGGAATGTCGAGAGGACGGGCCCATGGCCTACGACGCAGATGTGATCGTCATCGGAGCGGGCCTCGCGGGGCTCGCGGCGACCGCGGAGCTCGTCGACGCGGGCCGCAAGGTGATCCTCCTGGACCAGGAGCCCGAGCAGTCGATCGGCGGCCAGGCGCACTGGTCCTTCGGCGGACTCTTCTTCGTCGACTCGCCCGAACAGCGCCGCATGCGGATCAAGGACAATCACGCGCTCGCCCTCCAGGACTGGATGGGCACCGCGGGCTTCGACCGCCCCGAGGACCACTGGCCGCGCCAGTGGGCCGAGGCGTACGTCGACTTCGCGGCCGGCGAGAAGCGGCCCTGGCTGCACCGGCAGGGTGTGCGCTTCTTCCCGGTGGTGGGCTGGGCCGAGCGCGGCGGCTACGACGCCAACGGGCACGGCAACTCGGTGCCGCGCTTCCACATCACCTGGGGGACCGGCCCCGGTCTCGTCGCGCCCTTCGAGCGGCGGGTGCGGGAGGGGGTCGCCCGCGGCCTGGTCGAGCTGAGGTTCCGGCACCGGGTCACCGGCCTGTCCGGCAGCGCGGGCTCCGTCGACACCGTCACCGGCGAGGTGCTGGAGCCGTCCGCCATCGAGCGCGGCCAGGCCAGCAGCCGTACGGTCACCGGCGCCTTCGAGCTCAGGGCCCAGGCGGTGATCGTCACCTCCGGCGGCATCGGCGGCAACCACGACCTCGTGCGCGCCAACTGGCCCGAGCGGCTCGGCACCCCGCCCGAGCGGATGATCTCCGGAGTCCCCGCCCACGTCGACGGCGCGATGCTCGGGATCGCCGAGGAGGCCGGCGCCCGTCTCATCAACCGCGACCGCATGTGGCACTACACCGAGGGCATCCAGAACTGGAACCCCATCTGGGACAAGCACGGCATCCGCATCCTGCCGGGCCCCTCCAGCCTCTGGCTGGACGCGCGCGGCAACCGGCTTCCGGTGCCGCTCTTCCCGGGCTTCGACACCCTCGGCACCCTCGAACACATCATGCGGACCGGATACGACTACACCTGGTTCGTCCTCGACCAGAAGATCATCGGCAAGGAGTTCGCGCTCTCCGGTTCGGAGCAGAACCCCGATCTGACCGGCAAGTCGATCAAGGGCGTCATCGGACGGGCCCGCGCCGATGTGCCCGGTCCGGTCAAGGCGTTCATGGACAACGGCGTCGACTTCGTCGTGGAGAACGACCTCGCCGCGCTGGTGCGCGGGATGAACGCGCTCACCGAGAAGCCGCTCATCGACGAGGCGGCGCTGCGCCACGAGATCGTCGCGCGCGACCGGGAGATCGCCAACCCCTTCACCAAGGATCTCCAGGTCATGTCGATCCGCGGAGCCCGCAACTACCTCGGCGACAAGCTCATCCGCACGGCGACCCCGCACCGCATCCTCGACCCCAAGGCCGGTCCGCTGATCGCGGTGCGCCTCAACATCCTGACCCGCAAGACCCTCGGCGGTCTGGAGACCGACCTCTCCTCGCGGGTGCTGACGGAGGGCGGCGAGCCGCTGGCGGGTCTCTACGCGGCCGGTGAGGCCGCCGGGTTCGGCGGCGGCGGAGTCCATGGGTACCGGTCCCTGGAGGGCACTTTCCTCGGGGGCTGCCTCTTCTCCGGCCGCACGGCCGGCCGTGCGGCCGCCGAGGCGGTGAGCTGACCGAACCGGGGCGGCCGTTCGTGCCGTGGTCCGGGGCGGCTGTTCAAGCCACCGGACCACGGCGGCCGTACGACACGTCCGAACAGGGCGGCTGTTCGTGCTGGAGAGACAAGCGGGCTGTTCAAGTCGCCGGTAAAGGGCGGTCGTTCGGGACAATGTGCGTGATGTGCAGCCAACTGCGGCGCAAGTAAAGGCAGTTGACACGTGTAGTGATTTGGCCGGAGCTTGACTTGAACCCGTGGCTCCGGGTTTGCTGTGCGTGATCACCCTTTGACGAACCGCGCATGTGAGGTTGAGCAGCGGTGTCACCACCCCCACCTCCCCTGGGCCGCGGTCGCAAGCGGACGTCCCAGGCCTTCGACGCCGCCCTCGACGACGCCGAACTCGCCGCCGCACGCACCTCGTTGAACCAGGGGCGGTGGACGGACGTCCGCTCACTGCTCGCCGCGACCGGCGAGGACTGGGACCGTCGCGGGCACCGCGTCACCGTGCTCGCGCAGGAGTCCGCGACGCTCGCCTGGGCCCGCGACTGGCAGCTCGCCGAACCGGAGTCCCCCGACGCGGCCGTACTCCTCGGCTGCGCCACCGTGGAGCGTGCCCTGCACGGCAAGGAACGCCCGGAGAGTGCCCGCGAGGCCTGCCACCGGGCCGCGGCCCTCGCCCCCGGCGACCCGACCCCCTGGCTCGGCCTGCTCGTCCTGGAGCGCGCACTCGGCGCCGAGGACGAGATGGTCCGGCTCTTCGACGAGGTGCGCCACCGGCACGCCGTCCACCACCACGCGCACCATCTGATGGTCGCCCGGCTCGCGGAGCGGCGTGCCGCCGCGGGCCAGGACCCCTTGCACGAGGTGTACGACTTCGCCAACTGGGCGGCCGAACAGGCGCCCGCCGACTCGCCGCTCGCGATCCTCCCGGTCGTCGCGCACGCCGAGCGCTTCCGGGTGCTCGCCGGGGCCGGGATCGAGGCCGCCGACCCGGTGGCCTCCGGACACTGGGCCGGGCGCCGGGCCCGCCAGGTGCTGAAGGCCGCCTTCGACTGGTGGCTGGAGTGGGAGCACGGCACCCATCCGCGCCGGCTCGTCGACCTCAACTTCCTTGCCCACGCCAAGATCTGCGAGGGCCGGGACGGCGAGGCCGCCGCCCTGTTCCACCGCATCGCGGAGCACGCCACCCCGGCTCCGTGGTCGTACCCGGACCGCGATGGGTACCAAGCCTTCCGTGCCGCGCGCGACAGCGTGCTCGGCACGGTGTGAACGCCCCCCCCGAAGACCGACATCCGAAAGGACGACCCCGCGATGACGACGGGCAGTTCGAGCACACCGAGTACGTCGAGCACGGGAAGACCGGACGCCGACGGCGCCGGCATCAGCACCTTCAAGGGCCAGGACAGGGCCCTGCGCGCCGGCCGGCTGGGTACGGCGGGTCTGCTCCTGTCCGTCCTCGCGGCGACCGCCCCGCTCATGGTGGTCGCGGGTGTCATGCCCACCACATTCGCGGTGATGGGAATCGTCGGGCAGCCGCTTCTCTTCGTCATCCTCGGCATCGTCCTCGTGCTCTTCAGCATCGGATACGCCGAGATGAGCCGGCACGTCCACAACGCGGGCGCCTTCTACGCGTACATCTCGCGCGGACTCGGCGGCACCCCGGGCGCGGGCGCCGCCGCGGTCGCCCTCGTCGCCTACAGCGCGCTCCAGGTCGGCATCTACGGACTCTTCGGCTTCGAGGTCTCCGGGCTGTTCGCCACCTACCTCGATACCCAAGTCGCCTGGTGGATACCGGCGTTGGCCGCTGTGCTCGTCGTCGGCGCACTGGCCTGGCTGAAGATCGACGTCAACGCCTGGGTACTCGGCGTGCTGCTGATCATCGAGGTGGCCCTCGTCGTCGTCTTCGACGTGGCGGCCGTCGGCGATCCCGCCAAGGCGGGCCTGTCGCTGCACGCCTTCAACCCGGACACCCTCACCGGGGCGGGCGTCGGCACCGCGCTGTGCTTCTGCATCGCGGCCTTCACCGGCTTCGAACAGGCCCCGGTGTACGCCGAGGAGACCAGCCGCCCGCACATCCTCGTGCCGCGCGTCATGTTCCTCGCGATCGGATTCGTCGCCGTCTTCTTCGCGGTCAGCTCCTGGGCGCTGACCATCGCCACCGGCCCCTCGGCGATCGTCGGGACGTCCCAGAAGCAGAGCGCCGGGCTGCTGTTCTTCCTCACCGAGTCACGGCTCGGCTCCACCTTCACGGACGTCCTGCACGTGCTGTTCGTGACCGGCATGTTCGCGGCGCTGCTCAGCTTCCACAACGTCGTCGCGCGGTACGCCTTCGCCATGGGCCGTGAGGGACTGCTGCCCAGCGCCTTCGGCCGCACCACCGAGTCCAGCGGCGCTCCCGGCACCGGCTCGCTCCTGCACACCGTCGTCTCGCTGATCGTGGTCGGCGGCTTCGCCCTGGCCGACGACAAGCCGACCGGCGACCCGACCGCGCCCGTGCTCCAGTTGTTCACCTGGGGCGGCAACGTCGGAGCGCTCGGCGTCACCCTCCTCATGGCGGCCGCCTCGCTCTCGGTCATCGTGTTCTTCGTCCGCCGCGGCGCGGCCCGCGCCCAGTCCTGGCGGCTGGTCACCTCCGCGATCGCGGGCGTCGCCCTGCTCGTCATCGCGGTCTACACCGTCAAGGACTTCGACGTTCTCGTCGGCGCGGGTCCGGACTCCGTCCTGAACGTGCTGCTGCCCGCGGTCATCGGGCTCGCGCTGGTCGTCGGACTGGTCCAGGGTCTGGTGCTGCGCTCCCGCAAGCCCGAGGCGCACGCCAGGATCGGCCTCGGCAACGAGGCGTTCCAGTTGGACAAGGCGGCCGAGTCCACCTCCTGATGAGGCCCGGCCGTCCTCTTCGGGGCCGATGTTCCCGGACCGTACGTAAGAAGAGATGACGGAACGCTGACGAGCACCCGCCACCGCTGGCTTTTTGGTGGTCGCGGGTGCTCGAATCAAGGGGTGAACACTGAAAGGCCCGGGGCCTCGGACCCGGAGCGACCGAGGTCGCGGAAACCGGAGGGCCCGGAGCGGCCCGACTCTCGCGAGCCGGAACGGCCCGAACCGCGGGCTCCCGAAGAAGAAGACGAGCACGAAGCGCGCGAAGAGCACGGTGCGCACCAAGAACACCAAGAACACCAAGAACACCAAGAGCACGAAGAACACTGGGAACCCGGCGAGCGCGGCAGGCCCGTCGGCCGGCGGGTGCTGCTCGGTACGCTCGGACTCGGCGCGCTCGGCGTCCTGACCGCGCCCACACTCCAGCGCGGCATGGACGCCTTCCTCGCCGGCGCCTCCCAGCGGGACCCCACCGGTCTGACCGGACTGCTGCCCAACGGCGGTGGCTTCCGCTACTACTCCGTGGCCGCCTCCGTCCCCCACCGGAACGAGACGAACTACCGTCTCACCGTCGACGGCCTGGTCGACCACCCCACCAGCTACACCCTCGCCGACCTGCGCGCCCTGCCCCAGACCCGCCTGGTGCACGACGTCCAGTGCGTCACCGGCTGGCGGGTGCCCGGCACCCCCTTCGAAGGCGTACAACTGTCCCACCTCCTCGACGCCGCCGGGGTGCACCACTCGGCCGGGGCGATCCGCTTCACCTGCTTCGACGGCACGTACACGGAGAGCCTGACCATGCGCCAGGCCCGCCGCCCGGACGTCCTGGTGGCCCTGCGCATGCAGGACAAGCCCGTCGGCCACAACCACGGCGGCCCGGTCCGCCTGTACGTGGCCCCGATGTACTTCTACAAATCCGCCAAGTGGCTCTCCGGCATCACCGTCACCAAGGACGTCCGTCCCGGGTACTGGGAGGACCGGGGCTACGACGTCGACGCCTGGGTCGGCCGTTCGAACGGACGCGACGATGAACCCACGAGTTGACGGCCCCCCGGCCGTATCCGCGCACTCCTCCCGCGTACGGCGTTTCACCCCGGCCGAGCGCTGGGTGCACCGGGTCACCGCCCTGCTGATGGGCGTGTGCGTGGCCACCGCCGCCTGCCTCTACATCCCCCAGTTCGCCGAACTCGTCGGCCGCCGCGAACTCGTCGTCCGCGTCCACGAGTTGGCGGGCGTGATGCTTCCGTTCCCGGTCCTGGCGGGCCTGGTCTCCCGGGCGTTCCGCCGTGACCTGGGGTTCCTGAACCGCTTCGGCCCGCACGACCGGGTGTGGCTGCGGGCGGTGCGCCGCCGCGACAAGGACCACCGGTCCCGTCCGGCCGGCAAGTTCAACGCCGGACAGAAGATCTACGCCGCCTGGATCGCCGGGGCCACGCTGGTGATGCTGGGCACGGGCCTGCTGATGTGGTTCACCCACCTCGCCCCGCTGGTGTGGCGCACCTCGGCGACCTTCGTCCACGACTGGCTGGCCCTCACCGTCGGCATCGTCCTCGCGGGCCACATCGGCATGGCGCTCGGCGACCCGGAGGCCCGGAGGGGGCTGCGCACGGGATCGGTGAGCCGCGACTGGGCCGACCGGGAACATCCTTTGTGGCGGCCGTGAGCGGGGACTGAGACGACGGCCGGGCCGCGGGGAGGACCGAATCAGGTCCTCCCCGCGGCCCGGTCCCGTCCGGACAGGCTCCCGACGCCCGCGCGGGGGCGCTGGACAGGGGGTGCTAGGGCGTGTTTCGAAAGTCCCGTCTGGCTCGCGACGCCTGGCACGGCACCTCGCCGCGTTGTCGGGATCGCCCGAGTACGCCCAGTACGCGGACGACCCTCCGCCTTGCGATGCACCGCACCAGACGCCGCGAGCCCCGCCCTCCGGGCGGACGACGCTACTTTCGAAACACGCCCTAGATGACGAGGGACAGCAGCAGCACCAGCGCTCCGCCCACCACCGAGATGATCGTCTCCATGACGGACCAGGTCTTCACGGTCTGGCCGACGTCCAGCCCGAAGTACTCCTTCACCAGCCAGAAGCCGGCGTCGTTGACATGGCTGAAGAAGAGCGAGCCCGCGCCGATCGCGAGGACGAGCAGCGAGGTGTGGGTGGTCGACATCCCGGTCGCGAGGGGCGCGACCAGCCCGGCCGCCGAGATGGTGGCCACGGTCGCCGAGCCGGTCGCCAGACGGATGGCGACCGCGATCAGCCAGGCCAGCAGCAGCGCGGGTACCGACCAGTCCTGGGAGATGTCCAGGATCATCCGGCCCACGCCGGAGTCGATCAGCGTCTGCTTGAAACCGCCGCCCGCGCCGACGATCAGCAGGATGCCGGCGATGGGAGCGAGGGACTTCTCGACGGTCTTCGAGATGCGGTCCTTGGTGAAGCCGGCCGCGCGGCCGAGGGTGAACATGCCCACGATCACGGCCGCGAGCAGGGCGATCAGCGGCGCGCCGACGACATCGAAGACACGCTGAGTCGTGTCCGCCGGGTCGTCGACGACGATGTCCACCAGCGCCTTGGCCAGCATCAGCACCACCGGCAGCAGCATGGTGGCGAGGGTGGCGCCGAAGCTCGGGCGCTTCTCCAGATCCTCCGAGGCGCGCTGCGGGATCATGCCGTCGGGGGCCTGGACGTCGACCCAGCGGGCCGCGTACCGCGAGAACACCGGACCGGCGATGATCACCGTCGGGATCGCCACCAGGACACCGAGCGCGAGGGTGACGCCGAGGTTCGCCTTGACCGCGTCGATCGCGACCAGCGGGCCGGGGTGCGGCGGGATCAGCCCGTGCATCACGGACAGGCCCGCGAGCGCCGGGATACCGATGCGCATCAGCGAGTAGTTGCCGCGCCTGGCGACCATCAGGACCACCGGGATCAGCAGCACGATGCCGACCTCGAAGAACAGCGGCAGACCGATCACCGAGGCGATCAGCACCATGGCCCAGGGCAGGGCACGTCCGCCCGCCTTGGCGAGGATCGTGTCGACGATCCGGTCGGCACCGCCCGAGTCGGCGAGGAGCTTGCCGAGGATCGCGCCGAGGGCGATCAGGACACCCACACCGGCCACGGTCGAGCCGAGTCCGGTGGTGAAGCTGACGATGGTCTTGTCGAGCGGGGCCCCGGCGAACGCGCCGAGGGCCAGTGAGCCGATGGTCAGGGCCAGGAAGGCGTGCAGCTTGAACCTGGTGATGAGCAGGACGATGACGGCTATGCCCGCCAGCACGGCTATGCCCAGTTGAGCGTGGCCCGCCGAGGTGATCGGCTCGACGGTGTCCGCTGCCAGCATCTCGACACTGAGTCTGGTCACGGTTGTTCCTTGCTTGAGAAACGGACGCGGGGAGGGTGGTGCGTGAAGGAGGGCCTTCCGGACAGCCTTCGGGAGGCCCTGCGAAGGAAGGCACGGGAAGGCACCCGGAAGGCGCGGGAAGGCAGGGGAAGGCGTGGGGGAGAGACACCGGCGGGACGAACACCCCCGCCGCGCGGGGTGGTTCGGCACCGGGAAGGACGGGTGACACCGCGTGGGAGGGCGTCACCGCGAGAGTGGCGGCTGCGGCGGCGGTTACCGTCCGGGCGGCGTCAGGGCGCCGAGCGCGGCCACGGCCCGCTCGGTGATCTCGGCGGGGTCGCCGGACACGTCGACCCGGACCCCCGCCTCGTCCGCCGCCAGCGGCTGGAGCGTGGCGAACTGCGAGTCCAGGAGCGCCGTGGGCATGAAGTGCCCCGTGCGGTGCGCCATCCGGTCCTCGATGAGCGCGCGGTCACCGGTGAGGTGGACGAAGACCACCCCGGGCGCCGCCGCCCGCAGCCGGTCCCGGTAACCGCGCTTCAGCGCCGAGCTGCTGACCACACCGCCGAGCCCGGCCCGGTCGTGCGCCCAGTGCCCGATGGCGTCCAGCCAGGGCCACCGGTCCTCGTCGGTCAGCGGCGTCCCGGCCGTCATCTTGTCGATGTTGGCCCGCGGGTGGAAGTCGTCGCCCTCGGCGTACGGAACGCCGAGCCGGGCGGCGAGCAGGGGACCGATGGTGGTCTTTCCGGTGCCTGCGACGCCCATGACCACGACGACATGGGGGGTGGGACTGTGCTGCATCGCGCTCTCGCTGTCTTCGTCGACATCTGATCTCGACGCCACTGAAACGTATTAGGTACGACTAATTCAAGAGTGTGTGACATATAAGTCTGACTTTTTGTTCTCGCCGTCACCCTCGTACCCTGGCCCCATGACCACACGGGGCCGGGGGCTGCACGGACACGTACTGGAAACCCTCGGGCCGGCGATCACGGCGGGCGACTACCCGCCGGGGAGCGTGCTGCGCACCGACGAACTCGCGCAGCGCTTCGAGGTGTCCCGCTCCGTGATGCGCGAGGCGGTCCGGGTGCTGGAGTCCATGTACCTGGTCGAGTCGCGTCGGCGCGTCGGCGTGACGGTCCGCCCGAAGTCCGAGTGGAACGTCTACGACCCGCAGGTCATCCGCTGGCGGCTGGCCGGCGCCGACCGTCCCCACCAGCTGCGTTCGCTCACGGTCCTGCGCTCGGCGATCGAACCCGTCGCCGCGGGACTGGCCGCCCGGCACGCCACCGCCGAGCAGTGCGCGGAGCTCACCGAGTGCGCGCTCGGCATGGTCGCCACCTCACGCGGGCAGCAACTGGAGGCGTATCTCGTCCACGACGTCGCCTTCCACCGGGTCATCCTCAACGCGTCGGGCAACGAGATGTTCGCCCGCCTCGGTGACGTCGTCGCGGAGGTACTGTCCGGCCGGACCCATCACGAGGTCATGTTCGAGGACCCGGACCCGGCCGCCGTCACCCTGCACGTGCAGCTCGCCGCGGCCGTCCGTGAGGGCGACGGGCCCCGCGCCGAACGCCTCACCCGCGAGATCACGGTCGGCGCGCTCCAGGAACTGGACGTCCTGGCACCCTGACGGCCGCCGCGCCCGGCCGTCAGTCGAGGAACTCCCCGTCCACGTACACCCAGGCGCCGTCCACCCGCTCGAACCGGCTCCGCTCGTGCAGCGAGCCGCCCCGGTAGGAGGCCCGGAAGGTCACGGTCCCGGCGCTGTGGAACGCCGAACCCTGGCCCGAACCGAGGATCTCCAGGCCGGTCCACCGCATCCCGGGGTCGAACTCCACCAGGGCCGGCCGCGTCCGCGGATGCCAGGTCCGCAGCAGATACCCCTCGTCCTCCTTCACGAAGGCGCAGTACCGCGACCGCATGAGCGCCTCCGCGGTCGGCGCCGCGGCCGCGCCGCGGTGGAAGCGCCCGCAGCAGCGGACGTACGGCTGGGCGAGCCCGCAAGGGCAGGAAGGGCTGGTCATCCCGTCATTCTCCCCGGACCCGGGCCGGGTCCGCGCTCGGCGCCGGATAGGTGGGCGGGTAGGCGGGCCGGGCGGGCAACTGCGGGGCCGCCTCCGGCAGCGGCGGCAGCGCCGTCCTGTGCAGCCACGCATCGAAGAGGTCGTCCAGAGGCTCGGCCGCGTAGCGCGAGACGTGCGAGGTGAAGACGGCCGTGGTGACCGCGCCGCCCCGGTGCAGGGTCGCCCAGCCGCGCAGCATGCGGAAGAAGGCCTCGTCGCCCAACGCGCAGCGGATCGCGTGCACGGTGAGCCCGCCGCGCTCGTAGAGCCGGTCGTCGAACATCAGCTTGCGGCCGGGGTCGGACAGCAGCAGGTCCTGCGGCAGCGCGGACAGCTTCCGGTGCGCGACGGCGGCCAGCTGACGTGCCGGGCGCCCGCCCGAGCGTTCCGACCACAGCCACTCGGCGTACTTCGCGAGCCCCTCGTTCAGCCAGATGTGCCGCCAGTCCGCGATCGTCACGCTGTTGCCGAACCACTGGTGCGCCAGCTCGTGCGCGATCAGCCGCTCCGAACCCCGCGATCCGTCCAGATGGTTTGCGCCGAACAGCGACAGACCCTGCGCCTCGACCGGGACGTCGAGCTCCTCCTCGGTCACCACCACCGCGTACTCGCCGAACGGGTACGGCCCGAAGACGCTCTCGAACAGCTCCATCATCGCGGGCTGCCGGGCGAAGTCCCGGGAGAACTCCGGGAGCAGTTGCGCGGGCAGATGCCCGGACTGCGGTACGCCCCCGAGGCCCGGGTCGCCGAGCAGCACCGTCTGGTACTTCCCGATCGACAGGCCCACCAGATAGCTGGAGGTCGGCGCCGACTGCTCGTACACCCAGGTGGTCGTCGACGCCTTCGTCGTCCGTGTCAGCAGACGGCCGCCCGCCACCACCGCGTACGCGGAGGGCGTGGTGACCGAGATCTGGTACGCGGCCTTGTCGGCCGGCCGGTCGTTGCACGGGTACCAGGACGGCGAGCCGACCGGCTGGCTCGCCACCAGCGCCCCGTCCTCCAGCTCCTCCCAGCCGATCCCGCCCCAGGGGCTGCCGACCGGCTTGGGATTGCCCGACCAGTGCACCTCGACGGTGAAGGCGGCACCCGGTCGTATCGGTTTCGGCGGACGCATCCGCAGCCTGCCGCCCCGGTGCGTGTAGTGCGGTGCCTTGCCGTCGACACGGACCCGGCCGATCCGGAAGTCGGCCAGGTTCAGCTGGAACTCGGTCAGCGGGGAGCGGCCCGCTATGGCGTTGATCCGCGCGGTGCCGGAGAGCCGGTTCGGGCCGGGGCGGTAGTCCAGCGCCAGCTCGTACCGGTGCACCCGGTAACGGGAATCTCCGTTGGCCGGGAAATAGGGGTCCGGTCCCGCTGACTGCTGAACGCTCACTGCTGCGACTGCTCCCTGCCCTGTGCTCGACGTGCCGCTGTACCGCCCTTCCCGTCCGATCAGGTCAAGTCTGCTACGAACGCCAGGCCTCGATCGGATTGCCCAGCCAGCGGGTGTCGTCGGGAACGGACTCCGCCGCCATCACCAGCGACGCGGGACCCAGGGTGGAACGGGCCCCGACGGTGCTGCCGGGCAGGACGATTCCGCCCGGACCCAGGGTGGCGCCCTCACGGAGGACCACAGTATCCGTCCGCAAGATCCGGTCGTGGAAGAGGTGGGTCTGCAGCACACAGCCCCGGTTGACCGTCGTCGCGTCCCCGAGTGTCACGAGGTCGGTCTCCGGCAGCCAGTAGCTCTCGATCCACGCGCCCTTGCCGATCCTGGCTCCCAGCCCCCGCAGCCACGCGGTCATCAGCGGCGTACCGGGCACGGAACCCGCCAGCCACGGCACGGCGACGACCTCCACGAACGTGTCGGCCAGCTCGTTGCGCCACACGAAACCGCTCCACAGCGGATGCTCACCGGCACGGTGCCGGCCGACCAGCAGCCACTTCGCCACGATCGAGACCAGGCACCCCAGCACACCCACGGCGAGCAGCACGGCCCCGGAGAACGCCCACGCCCACGGCCCCAGCGCGCAGAGCGCGGCGACCGTCAGCACGGCCAGCGCCGCCGAGCAGAACACCGGCACCAGCCGGCACAGCTCGACCAGACCGCGGGCCCACAACAGCCGGGCGGGCGGATCGTACGTACGGCTCTGGTCGCCGCCCTGCGCCGCGCGCGGCAGCTTCATCGGCGGCAGCCCCAGATACGAGCTGCCCTTCTTCGCCTTCTTCGGCGTCGCCGACAGCACACCGACCAGACCACCGTCCGGCACGCTGCGGCCCGGAGCCGTCATCCCCGAGTTGCCGAGGAACGCCCGGCGGCCGATCTCGGCCCGCCCGATGCGCATCCAGCCGCCACCGAGCTCGTACGGCGCGGTCAGGGTGTCGTCGGCGAGGAACGCGCCCTCGCCGACCGTCGTCAGACTCGGCAGCGCGAGCACGGTCGACACCTCGGCGCCCCGGCCGATCCGCATCCCGAGGAGCCGCAGCCACACCGGCGTGATCAGCCCGGCGTACAGCGGGAACAGCGTCTCCCGGGAGCGGTCCATCAACTGGGTGACCGTCCAGGCCTGCCAGCCGATCCGGCTGTGCGTCGGATGCGTGCCCTCGTGCAGCCCGAGGCTCAGCAGCCGTACGGAGGCCAGGAGCAGCACCGCGTACGCCAGACCGAACGCGAGCGTCGCCGGCACCAGGGCGATCCCGGCACCGCGCAGCGCCGTCCCGAGCCCGGCGTCCGCGCCGACGAACACCCGGGCCACCAGCAGCGCCGCGACCGCGGCCAGCACCGGCAGCGCGCTCAGCGCGAACCCGGTCGCGCCGTACATCGCCCGCCAGTACGTGCCGCG
This genomic interval carries:
- a CDS encoding DMT family transporter, with the protein product MSVLVLVLAVSAACCLGFGFVLQQNAASHAPLSDFLSPRLLLDLIRVPRWLGGIGLMVCGMVLGAIALGNGEVSLVEPLLATNLLFALALSRHQTKQPLGKQGWAGLLLLAGGVSAFIVAGQPQGGDAVSDPLRHWLIIGIVVGLALLLTTYAKRSRLSAGPVLLATAAGLLYGLQDALTRVSGQRFSAGGWTELITGWQPYAVITLGVTGLILVQSAFETAPLRMSLPALTAAQPLAGIACGVGFLGDQLRTDAGALAWQAAGLAGVVAGIILLGMHPAMPSGTAEPERSRDLQPH
- a CDS encoding FAD-binding dehydrogenase, with translation MAYDADVIVIGAGLAGLAATAELVDAGRKVILLDQEPEQSIGGQAHWSFGGLFFVDSPEQRRMRIKDNHALALQDWMGTAGFDRPEDHWPRQWAEAYVDFAAGEKRPWLHRQGVRFFPVVGWAERGGYDANGHGNSVPRFHITWGTGPGLVAPFERRVREGVARGLVELRFRHRVTGLSGSAGSVDTVTGEVLEPSAIERGQASSRTVTGAFELRAQAVIVTSGGIGGNHDLVRANWPERLGTPPERMISGVPAHVDGAMLGIAEEAGARLINRDRMWHYTEGIQNWNPIWDKHGIRILPGPSSLWLDARGNRLPVPLFPGFDTLGTLEHIMRTGYDYTWFVLDQKIIGKEFALSGSEQNPDLTGKSIKGVIGRARADVPGPVKAFMDNGVDFVVENDLAALVRGMNALTEKPLIDEAALRHEIVARDREIANPFTKDLQVMSIRGARNYLGDKLIRTATPHRILDPKAGPLIAVRLNILTRKTLGGLETDLSSRVLTEGGEPLAGLYAAGEAAGFGGGGVHGYRSLEGTFLGGCLFSGRTAGRAAAEAVS
- a CDS encoding APC family permease, producing the protein MTTGSSSTPSTSSTGRPDADGAGISTFKGQDRALRAGRLGTAGLLLSVLAATAPLMVVAGVMPTTFAVMGIVGQPLLFVILGIVLVLFSIGYAEMSRHVHNAGAFYAYISRGLGGTPGAGAAAVALVAYSALQVGIYGLFGFEVSGLFATYLDTQVAWWIPALAAVLVVGALAWLKIDVNAWVLGVLLIIEVALVVVFDVAAVGDPAKAGLSLHAFNPDTLTGAGVGTALCFCIAAFTGFEQAPVYAEETSRPHILVPRVMFLAIGFVAVFFAVSSWALTIATGPSAIVGTSQKQSAGLLFFLTESRLGSTFTDVLHVLFVTGMFAALLSFHNVVARYAFAMGREGLLPSAFGRTTESSGAPGTGSLLHTVVSLIVVGGFALADDKPTGDPTAPVLQLFTWGGNVGALGVTLLMAAASLSVIVFFVRRGAARAQSWRLVTSAIAGVALLVIAVYTVKDFDVLVGAGPDSVLNVLLPAVIGLALVVGLVQGLVLRSRKPEAHARIGLGNEAFQLDKAAESTS
- a CDS encoding molybdopterin-dependent oxidoreductase, with the translated sequence MLLGTLGLGALGVLTAPTLQRGMDAFLAGASQRDPTGLTGLLPNGGGFRYYSVAASVPHRNETNYRLTVDGLVDHPTSYTLADLRALPQTRLVHDVQCVTGWRVPGTPFEGVQLSHLLDAAGVHHSAGAIRFTCFDGTYTESLTMRQARRPDVLVALRMQDKPVGHNHGGPVRLYVAPMYFYKSAKWLSGITVTKDVRPGYWEDRGYDVDAWVGRSNGRDDEPTS
- a CDS encoding cytochrome b/b6 domain-containing protein, translated to MNPRVDGPPAVSAHSSRVRRFTPAERWVHRVTALLMGVCVATAACLYIPQFAELVGRRELVVRVHELAGVMLPFPVLAGLVSRAFRRDLGFLNRFGPHDRVWLRAVRRRDKDHRSRPAGKFNAGQKIYAAWIAGATLVMLGTGLLMWFTHLAPLVWRTSATFVHDWLALTVGIVLAGHIGMALGDPEARRGLRTGSVSRDWADREHPLWRP